A window of Candidatus Poribacteria bacterium genomic DNA:
TCGCTGAAGCCGCTGAAAGCGAAGGTAAGTCTTATGAAGAGTTTGCGTTCGATTTTATTCGTGAAGAAGCCGCGGTCGAAACCTTTGTGATGCCGTGGGCGACAACACCCGAAGAAAACGAACGTATCCTGAACCGTACGGCAATCCACCCGCGCATGATGATTGCAAGCGATGGCGTTTACAACATTCCACATCCACACCCTCGGAGCTACGGTTGCTTTGTGCAATATCTCGGCAAGTTTGTGCGTGAACGGCAGTTGATCTCATTGAAAGAAGCCATCTATAAAATGAGCGGTTTTCCAGCAGAACGATTCCGATTGTACGACCGCGGAAGAATTGACCGCGGGCTTGCTGCTGACATCGTTGTGTTTGACCCAGATACCGTTGCAGACCGATCCACTTGGTTTGACCCCGTCCAATCCCCCGTCGGTGTAAACTATGTGTTCGTTAATGGCGTTTCAGTTGTTGAAGATGGAAACGTGACGGGGCAACTGCCGGGCAGAGCGCTGCGTCAACAGCGATGAACACGATAACGTGGAGGGAAACCGTGGATGTGTATGATTTGACAATTATTGGCGGCGGAAGTGCCGGACTCGTGCTTGCTGTAGCGGGTGCAAAGTTAGGCAAAAAGACCGCGCTTGTAGAGAAGCACCGTATTGGTGGCGACTGCCTCTGGACAGGGTGCGTGCCTTCTAAAGCCCTCCTTAAAGCGGCGAAGGTCGCGAATTACATCAGAGATGGTGAGAAATACGGAATTACATCCACCGACACAACACCTGACTGGCAGCGCGTCATGGCATACGTCCGTAGCACCCAACACGTCATAGAAGAGGAACACGACAATCCTGAGCGGTTCCGTGAGATGGGGGTTGATGTTATCTTCGGAAACGGGCATTTTGAATCAAGCGATACTTTCGTTATAGAAGATACTGAGAACGACCAACTCCGTACACTCAAAAGCAAAAGGTTTGTGATTAGCACCGGCTCCCGTCCGGTTGCGCCGCCTATACCCGGATTGGAATCTTGTGGTTATCTTGACAGTGAGAACATCTGGGAACTTGAAGAGTTCCCCAACCGACTGCTCGTCGTCGGTGCGGGTCCCATCGGCGTTGAATTGGGGCAGGCGTTTCATCGACTCGGTGCTGATGTGACGATAGCACAACGGAGCGGACGCATCTTGACGAAGGAAGATACCGATGTCTCTGAACAGATGTTGGGTTATCTTCGCGAGGAAGGAATTACGATCCGACTCAATACGAACATTGCGCAGGTTGTGCAGCGTCAAGAAGGCATAAGCGTGACCTTCAGCAACGGTGAAAACGAAACGACGGAACAAATCTTTGATAAGCTCCTAATCGCCGCGGGGCGCGCACCGAATGTTGAGGGGTTAGAACTTGATAAAATCGGGGTGCAGGTGGGCACGCGCGGGATCGAGGTAAACAATAAACTCCAAACAAACATCAAAAACATCTATGCTGCAGGCGACGTGATTGGACACTACTTATTTACGCACGTCGCTGCTTTTCAAGCGCAACTACTCATCCGAAACATCTTTTTCCCACTTTCCAAAACGATCAATTACGCCGTCGTGCCGTGGACGACCTTCTGCGACCCGGAGGTTGCTCGCTGTGGTCTAACCGAGGCAGAGGCACGCGAGAAATATGGCGATGTTGATGTGTTCACGCTCGACCAGAGCGACGTTGACAGAGCCGTCGCGGAGGGCGAGACGCAGGGTTTCAGCAAAGTTATCGCGAGTCGTTGGAGTGGAAAGATATTGGGAGTACATCTCGTCGGCGCAAATGCGGGAGAGGTTATCCATGAATACGTTCTGGCGATGCAAGAGGGGATCCCATTGCGGAAGTTGAGCGGGATGATCCACGTCTATCCGACGTTTTCAAGCAGTGTCTGGCGCGTGGCGGGCAAATGGTTCTCGGAAAGTACACTGATTCAGACGCTGCGGAGGTTGCTTCCATCAGGTTGATTGAATTTATAGATGGGAAACTACTTTTTAAGTTTCCCCCACATCGTTGTTAGCAGCTGTGGTTGTGGTAAGACAGGCAACGCGTACGCTGGATCAAACCAATCCGCATAAAGATTTCGACCAATGGCAGTCAGTTGTTTCGGCTTCTCTCTACCTAACATAAGTCTGAAGAGTTGGGTCTGACCGAAATCTCGGAGAACTTCTTTAACTTTTTGTTGATAAAGCAGCGCATTCCCGCGTGGAGACCATACCGGATAATCAGCCCTGAAATCGCCTTTAACTACCACCTGTTCCACGCCCGTCCCATCTCGATTTACAATATACACTTTCAAATCATCAAAGTTTTTCAAACGACACGCCTGATTCTTAATACACTCTACGCCAGCGAACGCAAGCTGTTTCCCATCCGGAGACCACTCGACGTTGAGTATTACAAACTGAAGTTCTGGAAGTAGCGGCTCTACCGTTCGTGTCTGTAAATTAACAATATGTGTTCTATGTAATCCGACAATATTATCAAAGGCAATCTCTGTTCCATCCGGAGACCAAGCAAGATTGACATAGAGATGATCGTCTACAAATGTCAACACCTCAACCTCGTTACCATCTTTTGTAGCGATGTTTACTGTCAGTTGGATCCCATTGTGCACGTAGGCAATCCGTTTGCCGTCAGGAGACCAGATAGGGGCGACACGGTGGGACTTTTCCGCAAATACGCGCTGGACATTGCTCCCATCTGGTTCCATTAGATATAGGTCGTGCTTGCCTTCTCGGTCTGACACAAAAAGGATGTGTTCACCTGTCGGTGACCAAGTAGGTTGCATATCATCTGCTGGGTGTTCAGTAAGGTTGATTTTGTTATGCCCATTAGTATCCATAATAAAGATGTCTCGTTTGTTAGGTAAGTGTGCTGAGGTGAACACTATTTTGGCAGTGTCGGGTGCTCTTGCAAACACGGTACAAACACTTACGCATAACATGATGACACTTAGGACACATAAAACAAACAGGCGTTTCTCTTGCATTATAGACTCCTTTGAAAGACCGACTTCAGTTTCCTATCTTTACTTCTCCCCATGTTGTCGTCAACAACACTGGTTGCGGTGAAACGGGCAATGCGACGACTGGATCAAACCAATCCGCTAAGGAATTGGCTTGAAACCGAGCTAATCCAACGACATGGGTGAGTTGTATTGGCGTGCGGCTGCCTAAGTCGATTTTGAAAAGTTGGAGGTGATCATCAATTGCCTGCGTATAAATAAGGGCATCACCCCGCGGCGACCAGATCGGATCCCTGGCTTGCGCTCCCGCTTCATCGACAATCTGTTGAAGTCCTGTGCCATCTCTATTCGCAATGTAGATTGTTCTCTTCTTCGCTGTGTCGGGTGCCTTGCCAAAAACTGGAGGAATGCTCACGTATAACAATACTATACTGAATAGAGGAAAAATAGTCGACAGACTTTGTATAGGCTTCATTATAAATTTCTCTTGTAATGGATCAACTACTTGGAAGCAGCTTCTGATTGCTTGAGTCTACCCCAGAGCGTTAGCTGTTTCTCCGCACTTGGTGAAACGGAAAGAAACCCCTCCGGTACCCACTCAAGATAACTGGGCACTAATCCGCCCAGCACCTCAATGGGTTCTCCACTCCCAACGTCATCTGTATTGGCAATATAGATGACCGAGTTAGCGAAAAACTCATCTGCTGGCATCCGACCCCCTCCGAGCAATTTTGCTTGCTTCTTCGTCGTGGGTCTAAAATTTTTTCAAGTTTCCCCAGGTTGTCGCCAGTTTTTCTTGGGGCGTTACGGCGAAATCACTGCTGTTTGGAACGCTATCACCCGTGACAGTGATATTATCAAAGATTGCGGTATAGTTCCAAAGCCCAAAACCGACACCACCTGTTTGAAAATCAGGAAAATCAGCAAAAACTTCAATCTGTCTGAAAATTAGAAGTTTGGTAGGTGCCATAACCTGCTGACCATTAATCCAGAAGGTAAAAATATCACCTTCAACGCTTAACTTCAGATGGTACCATCTGTTTAATCTTAAAAGTGGGTGCGGTTCAGCGATAAGGATGGCACGTGGTGGCAGTGGTCGGTGCAAACCGCCAGCATAACACCCTATTCGTTCCTCTTGAAACGGAGGATCATCACCCCTTATAATTACGGGATCAGAAATACTGCAGTAAACTAACCAAGTTCCGTCAACCCGCACAGCGATCGAGATACCGCCAATACCGTGCTTTTTCAGCGGCTTGACATCAAACGCCATAGTGTAGTTTTCCCACGTGTTATCCCCAGTTGTCAGTAAATGAAAAAAATCCTCACGACTTTCGGCATGCAGTTCATCATCAACAACCTCCCAAACAGCGGGTCCCTTATCCACCCAAATTTGCTGCCATCCCTCCAAATCTTTACCATCAAAGGTTTCCAAAAATGTGCCTGCCAAAACAGATAAAGGGGACACAAACAGAACTGTTATTACAATGGTTAGAAATTTCATTAGCATTTGTCACCTCCGCTCTATGCGAACATCCATAGGATAAATCACCTGTTTGTGTAGATCCTAATTATATAGGGGGTAAGGGCAGGAGGCAAGCGAAATTTTGTTGGAAGGGCAAAAAAGGAACCGGAAACCATATTCTAATCGGTTTCAAGAGGTTCAGGGACTCTAACCTAACTCTCGCGTGCAACAGAGGCTTGCAAACTATACCTTTTAGGAATTATGGCTCCGGCTTACCCAAGGAGGCTTACATAGACATAAGCAATTTCCGTGCCAATGGAAAAGCACCCGTTTTGGGCAATTCGCGGAAGGTATTGCCTATTTTTTAAACATCTTATGATAAAAAATAAACACTCCTCCAAGAAAAACAGGAAACCGAGCAAGTTACAGAATATCAACAACGCGGAAGAGTGTCGCGACTGACATCTGTATAATTACACCGACAACCTCCATTGGCATCCAAAGTCGTCCACAGATTGATACCGCCGTTTAGACCATGATACGTCAACGCTATTTCAGCGGAGGAACAGTATACTGTTCAGCCAACATATTTTCTAACAAAGTAGAATATACTTGGTTTAAATCTCTGAATTTGAGCCGCACATTTGTAAAGCAGGGACTGCTGACCAATTCCTCTATCTGTGCCTCGGTAAGCTTCCCTGACACCAGAATGGGAATTTCTGTTAAGCATCCGTTGATAAGCTCATCAAGCAATGCTGAGGAAGCCCCATCCCGAACCTCATCCTCTAATAATTTGCCTGTATCAAAAGCGATTTCATCGGGCAGACTATTTAAAGCATCGACCCCAATTAACGCCCGAATCTCAGGGTTTACCTGTGATACCGCAGCCTTAACATCTGAAAGAGACATTCCTTCAAGGATAGCCGACAGGTCGTCCACAGTGACAACCGACGGATTTAACATGTCTTGTGCTTCAATTGCGGTATCGCAGGAGGTCAATATAAAAGGCAGAATCGTAATTACACTCGCAACCACGAACATAACTGGCGTTAAATTTCTCATGTCATCCTCCTTCTTTGAGCGAATTCTACAGCAGAACGACGGTTAGCAAAATAGCTATCAGCCATTAGCTGTCAGTCATTTGTAGTGGCGTTTGAATATATAAGATAGGTTCTGAGATCAACCCTTTACGACCCCAATGGGACGGAGGCGCGCGACGCGGCGAGAGAGTCCTGCTTTGTCAACAACGCGGACGACCTCATCGACATCCTTGTAAGCCTCAGGGACCTCTTCTTGGAGGGTACGTCTACCCTCTGCTCGGACGTAGATGCCCTGTGCCTCTAAATCTTTCTGGATGGAGCGCCCCTTCGTCAAGGCGATCGCCTTCCGTCGTGAGAGTACTCTGCCAGCACCGTGACAGGTTGTGCCCCACGTCTCTGCCATCGCTCCCGGATTACCAACCAGCACGTAAGAGGCGGTCCCCATATCGCCGGGAATCAGGACGGGTTGCCCGACTTTCTGGTATTTATCGGGGATCTCAGGGTGCCCCGCTGGAAATGCACGGGTCGCGCCTTTGCGATGGATAAATAACTCACGTTCCTTGCCATCAACGGTGTGTTTCTCGAATTTTCCAATGTTATGCGCCACGTCGTAAACGAGTTCTAAGCCGAGTTCATCTTCTGTGGTCTCAAAAAACTGCATGAAAGTCTGGCGAACGAGATGCATGATACACTGCCGATTGTTCCATGCATAGTTGGCACTACACGCCATCGCGGTGATGTAATCCTGTCCTTCCGGTGAGTTAATCGGTGCGGAGGCGAGTTGACGGTCAGGAAGATTTATGCCATATCTTTCGGCGACCTTGACCCAACTCTTGACGTGCTCATCACAGATTTGATAACCGAAACCGCGTGAACCGGTATGAATCATGACACAGATGTTGCCTTCGCTTAATCCCATCGCGTCGGCGGCTTCTCTGTAAAAAATACGGTCAACGGCTTGGACTTCAAGAAAATGGTTGCCTGAACCGAGGGTGCCAAGTTGGTTCTTACCACGTTCCAACGCACGCTGGCTCGCTGCGTCAGCGTTGGCCTGTCGGAGGAAACCGGTCGCCTCTGTAAAATTCAGATCGCTCGGATGCCCGTATTCCCGATCAATTGCCCATTGCGCGCCTTTCTCCAACATCCGCCGCTCTTCTTGGACAGTGAGTCGAATCGTACCGCTGGAGCCGACACCGCATGGAACGTTCTCGAATAACTTGGCGACGAGTGCTTTCCGTTTCCCTTCAAGCTGCGAGACATCAAGGTTGGTACGGATGAGGCGGACACCACAATTGATGTCGTAACCAATACCACCTGGAGAGACCACGCCATCTGCTTTTGGATCTGTCGCAGCGACCCCGCCGATAACGAAGCCGTAGCCCCAGTGTAAATCGGGCATTGCGAGCGAATGTTTGACAATGCCGGGGAGATGCGCGACGTTTGCCACCTGTTGTAATGCCTCGTCGCTCTTGGCGTGCTCAAGGAGTTTCTCGTTGGCGTAGACAATGCCATCAACTCGCATCCCTTTCATATAACTTTTCGGGATACGCCAGCGGTATTCGTCAATTTTTTGGAGTGTTATGTTTTGTTGTGCCATGCTAGTAATTCCCGATGTGTTTTTTATTATGATATTTCTCTCACGCCTTTTGTTCAACCATACTTGTGAGGATACCAAGAATCTTGTCACAC
This region includes:
- a CDS encoding mercuric reductase, translating into MDVYDLTIIGGGSAGLVLAVAGAKLGKKTALVEKHRIGGDCLWTGCVPSKALLKAAKVANYIRDGEKYGITSTDTTPDWQRVMAYVRSTQHVIEEEHDNPERFREMGVDVIFGNGHFESSDTFVIEDTENDQLRTLKSKRFVISTGSRPVAPPIPGLESCGYLDSENIWELEEFPNRLLVVGAGPIGVELGQAFHRLGADVTIAQRSGRILTKEDTDVSEQMLGYLREEGITIRLNTNIAQVVQRQEGISVTFSNGENETTEQIFDKLLIAAGRAPNVEGLELDKIGVQVGTRGIEVNNKLQTNIKNIYAAGDVIGHYLFTHVAAFQAQLLIRNIFFPLSKTINYAVVPWTTFCDPEVARCGLTEAEAREKYGDVDVFTLDQSDVDRAVAEGETQGFSKVIASRWSGKILGVHLVGANAGEVIHEYVLAMQEGIPLRKLSGMIHVYPTFSSSVWRVAGKWFSESTLIQTLRRLLPSG
- a CDS encoding DUF1080 domain-containing protein; translation: MLMKFLTIVITVLFVSPLSVLAGTFLETFDGKDLEGWQQIWVDKGPAVWEVVDDELHAESREDFFHLLTTGDNTWENYTMAFDVKPLKKHGIGGISIAVRVDGTWLVYCSISDPVIIRGDDPPFQEERIGCYAGGLHRPLPPRAILIAEPHPLLRLNRWYHLKLSVEGDIFTFWINGQQVMAPTKLLIFRQIEVFADFPDFQTGGVGFGLWNYTAIFDNITVTGDSVPNSSDFAVTPQEKLATTWGNLKKF
- a CDS encoding RtcB family protein, with amino-acid sequence MAQQNITLQKIDEYRWRIPKSYMKGMRVDGIVYANEKLLEHAKSDEALQQVANVAHLPGIVKHSLAMPDLHWGYGFVIGGVAATDPKADGVVSPGGIGYDINCGVRLIRTNLDVSQLEGKRKALVAKLFENVPCGVGSSGTIRLTVQEERRMLEKGAQWAIDREYGHPSDLNFTEATGFLRQANADAASQRALERGKNQLGTLGSGNHFLEVQAVDRIFYREAADAMGLSEGNICVMIHTGSRGFGYQICDEHVKSWVKVAERYGINLPDRQLASAPINSPEGQDYITAMACSANYAWNNRQCIMHLVRQTFMQFFETTEDELGLELVYDVAHNIGKFEKHTVDGKERELFIHRKGATRAFPAGHPEIPDKYQKVGQPVLIPGDMGTASYVLVGNPGAMAETWGTTCHGAGRVLSRRKAIALTKGRSIQKDLEAQGIYVRAEGRRTLQEEVPEAYKDVDEVVRVVDKAGLSRRVARLRPIGVVKG